The nucleotide window GCCCCGGCTGGGGCGCGCCGTCGACCCCGGCCCCGGCGCCGGGAGTGCGGCGTCGCGGAGCCGGGCATGGTTCCGCATCCTCGCCGCGCCCGGACTGCGGCTCGGGCGAACGGACCCGATGCTCGATCCAAAGGGGTATCGCACGCTCTTCGTGCTTCGACTCGCCGAGCAATACTATCACGAGCCCGGCCTCGCCGAGCGGCTGCTCGGCGGCGACGAGAACACCGTCCAGATCTTTCCGGAAGAGGCGCTGCTGGGGCGCCTCGCGTCCGGGCAACTCGACGCGGGATTCTTCTACCTGGTCGAGGCGGTGGCGCAACACCTTCCCTACATCGGGCTGCCGCCGGCGATCAATCTCGGGGATCCGGCCTGGGCGGCGGCCTACGCGAAGGTGTCGTACGCCGACCCCAAGGGTCGCGTGCACCACGGCGCGCCGATCCTCTATACCGTGGCTATCCCATCGTCGGCCCGGAACGCCGGGGGCGCCGTCCGATTCGTCGGCTTCCTCCTCGGCCGGGATGCGCGCGCCCTGCTGGCGGCCCGTGGCATCCTGGCCGTGCCGGTGCGGGCGGGCGGGGAGGCAGCCGCCCTGCCGGCGCCGCTACGCCCGTTCGTAACGGGGCGGTATCGTCCCTGAGAACGCCGGGCGCCGGGGGCGGACGTTACCTCATAGCGGGGCAAGAAGGAAGAAAAAGGGGACCCGCGTCCGTGTCCCTAAATACCCGAGCACCGATCCTCCACGAGGTGATCGACGTGGCAGACCAGGCACCGCGGGAGCGCACGCGCGTCCTCCGCTACCCCACCGAAACGTACACGCAGGCCGCGAGCACGATGCGGAACGTCCTGTACGAAATCAAGAAGGTCATCGTCGGACAGGACCTGATGCTGGAACGCATTCTGGTCGCGCTGCTCTCGCGCGGGCACATCTTGATCGAGGGCGTCCCGGGCCTCGCCAAGACGCTGGCGATCAAGACGACCGCGCAGGTGCTCGACTGTCAGTTCAAGCGCATCCAGTTCACGCCGGACCTCGTGCCGGCCGACCTCATCGGCACGCGGATCTACAACCAGCAGTCCGGCACGTTCGAGGTGGAGCTGGGTCCCGTGTTCGCCAACCTCGTGCTGGCCGACGAGATCAACCGCGCGCCGGCGAAGGTGCAGTCCGCGCTGCTCGAGTCGATGCAGGAGCGGCAGGTGACGATCGGCAAGCACACGTTCACGCTCCCCGATCCCTTCCTCGTGCTCGCGACGCAGAATCCCATCGAGAGCGAGGGCACGTATCCGCTGCCCGAAGCCCAGGTCGACCGGTTCATGTTCAAGGTGGTCATCTCGTACCCCACGTTTCACGAAGAGATGACCGTGATCGACCGGATCACCGAGCAGGCGCCGAAGGTGAACCGCGTGATCGGCATCGAGGAGCTGTTTGAGCTGCAGAAGGTGGCCGACGCGGTATACGTCGACCCCCGCCTGCACGAGTACGCTGTAAACCTCGTGACGGCGACGCGGACGCCGCAGGAGTTCGGCCTCGCCGAACTCGCGCGCTACGTCG belongs to bacterium and includes:
- a CDS encoding extracellular solute-binding protein, giving the protein MSRTGGPTAARWLAAWAIILAAALVTGDDRAPAAAAEAPVRVLYAGSLVNIMERDLAPAFTRQTGIAVLGRAGGSTALAYLIRDGLVPADVFVSADPAVNTLLASGTGAPSVPWFLAFGSTTMVVAYAPGSPFAPRLGRAVDPGPGAGSAASRSRAWFRILAAPGLRLGRTDPMLDPKGYRTLFVLRLAEQYYHEPGLAERLLGGDENTVQIFPEEALLGRLASGQLDAGFFYLVEAVAQHLPYIGLPPAINLGDPAWAAAYAKVSYADPKGRVHHGAPILYTVAIPSSARNAGGAVRFVGFLLGRDARALLAARGILAVPVRAGGEAAALPAPLRPFVTGRYRP
- a CDS encoding AAA family ATPase, coding for MRNVLYEIKKVIVGQDLMLERILVALLSRGHILIEGVPGLAKTLAIKTTAQVLDCQFKRIQFTPDLVPADLIGTRIYNQQSGTFEVELGPVFANLVLADEINRAPAKVQSALLESMQERQVTIGKHTFTLPDPFLVLATQNPIESEGTYPLPEAQVDRFMFKVVISYPTFHEEMTVIDRITEQAPKVNRVIGIEELFELQKVADAVYVDPRLHEYAVNLVTATRTPQEFGLAELARYVAYGSSPRGSLNLIIGAKALALLRGREYAMPEDVRDLAPEVLRHRFVLSYEALAQEMTADHLLQRMMEAVPTPRVHIGDPYGDAKPAAALEK